In a genomic window of Sutcliffiella sp. FSL R7-0096:
- a CDS encoding DUF58 domain-containing protein: MLNSMLTKQLQTYTLQAGKLKRSWHKGTRKSTRYGASHDFSDYRMYEQGDDLRQVDWNIFARTQKHYIKRYLDEQELSASIYLDCTNSMASSPEKWKLAKTLAASFAYLGLSQDDRISIIDVHGEQAPYLYRKGKGHLFQMLQYVEEIKAKKSYLLFSEATLEHVQRKSSVSIVISDLMEPIDSVIHTLKIIQANRQQIFLLQVLEEDELSPSFDGDFMLIDSETNQEVNVTVSDFTRKNYKEKMKQRMEMLEGFCFERGISYLVCSTGEKVEDILFKRMTSKGWIR, translated from the coding sequence ATGTTGAATTCTATGCTAACCAAGCAGCTCCAAACCTATACACTTCAAGCAGGCAAGCTCAAGAGAAGCTGGCATAAAGGAACCAGGAAGTCGACAAGGTATGGTGCCTCCCATGACTTTTCCGACTACCGGATGTATGAGCAGGGAGACGACTTAAGGCAAGTGGATTGGAACATATTTGCCCGCACCCAAAAGCATTATATTAAACGGTATCTAGATGAACAGGAGTTGTCTGCATCCATTTATCTGGATTGTACCAACTCCATGGCCAGTTCTCCTGAAAAATGGAAACTTGCCAAAACACTTGCAGCTTCATTTGCTTATTTAGGACTAAGCCAGGATGACCGAATATCGATCATTGATGTGCATGGAGAGCAGGCACCTTACTTATATCGAAAAGGAAAAGGACATCTCTTTCAGATGCTGCAATACGTAGAGGAGATAAAAGCAAAGAAATCATACCTATTATTCTCAGAAGCCACTTTAGAACATGTCCAAAGAAAAAGCAGTGTATCGATTGTCATCAGTGACTTAATGGAACCCATTGACTCGGTTATACACACGTTAAAAATCATCCAAGCCAACCGACAGCAAATCTTTCTGTTGCAAGTCTTGGAAGAGGATGAATTAAGTCCAAGCTTTGATGGGGACTTTATGCTGATTGACAGCGAAACTAATCAGGAAGTGAATGTGACAGTTTCCGATTTTACTAGAAAGAATTATAAAGAAAAAATGAAACAAAGGATGGAGATGCTAGAGGGTTTCTGTTTTGAAAGGGGAATCTCCTATCTAGTGTGCAGTACAGGAGAGAAAGTGGAAGACATTTTATTCAAAAGGATGACCTCTAAAGGTTGGATTAGGTGA
- a CDS encoding ABC transporter ATP-binding protein, with protein sequence MIETINLTKKYGKFTALDSLNLKVEKGTVFGFVGHNGAGKSTTFSILSTLLAPTSGTAFVNGYDVTQNPKMVRKFIGYMPDFFGVYDQFKTDEYLDFYGASYGIPLQERQKLIPQLLELVNLTDKKDAYVDVLSRGMKQRLCLARALIHDPEVLILDEPASGLDPRARIEMREILRELKSMGKTIMISSHILPELAEMCDEIGVINGGKLVATGRVEEIHQQLQANKVLKVLILQDLEKAIRYFEDIPSISNIQVSEQRENLISFSFEGSDEEQVALLKKALDSGVMILSLSQEESNLEDIFLEITKGVE encoded by the coding sequence ATGATAGAAACCATTAATCTTACAAAAAAATATGGGAAATTCACAGCATTGGATTCCTTGAATTTGAAGGTTGAAAAAGGAACTGTTTTTGGGTTTGTCGGTCATAATGGAGCAGGAAAATCTACTACATTCTCCATCCTGTCCACCTTGCTCGCGCCAACATCCGGTACCGCTTTTGTAAATGGGTATGATGTTACCCAAAATCCTAAGATGGTTCGTAAATTCATTGGATATATGCCAGACTTCTTCGGTGTATATGACCAATTTAAAACAGATGAATATTTGGATTTCTATGGCGCAAGCTACGGTATTCCATTACAGGAAAGACAGAAGCTAATTCCACAACTTCTGGAGCTTGTGAACCTGACAGATAAAAAAGATGCCTATGTGGATGTTTTATCAAGGGGGATGAAGCAACGCTTATGCCTAGCAAGGGCATTGATTCACGATCCGGAAGTCTTGATTCTGGATGAGCCGGCATCCGGCCTGGATCCAAGGGCAAGAATCGAAATGAGGGAAATATTAAGAGAACTGAAGAGCATGGGTAAAACGATCATGATTTCTTCTCACATACTGCCAGAACTTGCTGAGATGTGTGATGAAATTGGTGTCATCAATGGTGGGAAGCTTGTCGCTACTGGACGGGTGGAAGAAATCCATCAACAGTTGCAGGCAAATAAAGTATTAAAGGTCTTGATTCTTCAAGACCTAGAAAAAGCAATTCGTTACTTCGAGGATATACCAAGCATCTCAAATATCCAGGTTAGTGAGCAAAGAGAGAACTTGATTTCTTTCTCCTTTGAGGGGTCGGATGAAGAGCAAGTAGCTTTACTAAAGAAAGCATTGGATTCAGGGGTCATGATTTTAAGCCTTAGCCAGGAAGAATCGAACCTTGAAGACATCTTCTTAGAAATTACAAAGGGTGTGGAATAA
- a CDS encoding ABC transporter permease subunit: MKAQLINPMLNKEFKLRFRSFKSFLGILFYLGVLGLIALFYIYMETRYNTMGMFRAENSRNMFMILAFVQLALIFFMTPGLTAGIISSEREKQTLNILLTTQQTSTSIIVSKLVSSLSFLLLIVISSLPLYSIVFLFGGISPKLLLMTFGVYLLSMATLGSIGVFFSTLIRKTIVAMVCTYGVAFFLAAGTAIITMFTISFSQYGATGPQTNPIPYFIAMFNPFGVMLALFEPAAAMELKTLTGIETHLGIGLVCTYIIISISLILLSIRKLRPNMKSRKG, from the coding sequence ATGAAGGCGCAATTAATCAACCCCATGTTAAATAAGGAATTCAAGCTACGTTTCAGAAGTTTCAAAAGCTTTCTTGGGATTCTCTTCTACCTTGGAGTACTTGGCTTGATTGCATTGTTTTATATCTATATGGAAACCCGTTACAACACCATGGGGATGTTCCGGGCAGAAAATAGTAGAAATATGTTCATGATCTTGGCATTTGTACAGCTTGCCTTAATATTCTTTATGACCCCAGGGCTCACAGCTGGAATCATCAGTAGTGAAAGAGAAAAGCAAACCTTGAATATTTTGTTGACTACCCAGCAGACTTCCACAAGTATCATTGTAAGCAAGCTGGTCTCGTCTCTTTCATTTTTATTATTGATTGTCATCTCAAGCTTGCCATTATATAGCATTGTGTTCTTGTTTGGGGGTATCTCTCCAAAGCTTTTGCTTATGACATTTGGAGTTTATCTCCTTTCGATGGCTACACTTGGAAGTATCGGTGTTTTCTTCTCCACACTGATCAGAAAAACAATCGTTGCGATGGTATGTACGTATGGAGTAGCATTTTTTCTTGCAGCAGGTACTGCCATCATCACCATGTTCACGATAAGCTTTTCACAATACGGAGCAACTGGCCCTCAGACCAATCCAATTCCATATTTTATCGCTATGTTTAATCCATTTGGTGTCATGTTGGCCCTGTTTGAACCTGCAGCGGCAATGGAACTGAAAACTCTCACAGGGATTGAAACACACTTAGGTATTGGACTGGTTTGTACGTATATCATTATTTCCATCAGCTTAATTTTGCTTAGTATAAGAAAGTTACGCCCCAATATGAAATCACGTAAAGGGTAG
- a CDS encoding MoxR family ATPase gives MISLEEKEKELKYYQDTLQEVKQEIGKVIVGQEGVIEQVIWAMVSDGHALLEGMPGVGKTMLIRTISEVLSFEFSRIQFTPDLMPSDITGTKMIEIHDNGKQSFVFHEGPIFSNIVLADEINRATPKTQSSLLEAMAEKTVTIMGETRNVSSPFFVLATQNPIDMEGTYPLPEAQMDRFLLKINMGYPKKEELYEIIKRTTGTETYHVQKLLNTEKMQKIQLAVKEILVSQELLDYTVHLIMATHPEEEHASELVKKYVRYGVGPRGVQSLIKVAKARAFCSGRFHVSKGDIKHAAIPVLRHRLFRNFEGEASGIKEDIILEDVIQHTDKALNTR, from the coding sequence GTGATCAGTTTGGAAGAGAAAGAAAAGGAACTGAAATACTATCAAGATACATTGCAAGAAGTGAAACAGGAAATCGGAAAAGTTATTGTTGGACAGGAAGGAGTGATTGAACAAGTGATTTGGGCCATGGTTTCAGACGGCCATGCATTGCTTGAAGGGATGCCTGGTGTGGGGAAAACCATGCTTATCCGCACCATATCAGAAGTTTTAAGCTTTGAATTTTCAAGGATTCAGTTTACTCCTGACTTGATGCCTTCCGATATTACCGGTACCAAAATGATTGAGATACATGATAACGGGAAGCAATCCTTCGTGTTCCATGAAGGGCCAATTTTTTCAAATATAGTTCTAGCGGATGAAATAAACCGTGCAACACCAAAAACACAGAGTTCCCTTTTAGAAGCGATGGCAGAGAAGACGGTTACCATCATGGGGGAAACGAGAAATGTTTCATCTCCATTCTTTGTACTTGCAACACAGAATCCAATTGATATGGAAGGGACCTATCCGCTTCCGGAAGCACAGATGGACCGTTTTCTGTTGAAAATTAACATGGGCTATCCGAAAAAGGAAGAATTATATGAAATTATTAAAAGAACGACTGGAACGGAAACCTATCATGTTCAAAAGCTCTTAAATACGGAGAAGATGCAAAAAATCCAATTGGCAGTAAAGGAAATTCTTGTTTCACAGGAGTTGCTAGACTATACGGTTCATCTCATCATGGCAACCCATCCAGAAGAAGAACATGCAAGTGAGCTCGTTAAGAAGTATGTCCGATACGGTGTAGGTCCACGTGGAGTCCAAAGTTTAATAAAGGTGGCAAAAGCAAGGGCATTCTGCTCAGGGCGCTTTCATGTCTCAAAAGGTGATATCAAGCATGCTGCCATACCAGTCCTTCGACACAGGCTGTTTAGGAATTTCGAAGGGGAAGCTTCTGGAATAAAGGAAGATATTATTCTAGAAGATGTGATCCAACACACTGATAAAGCGTTGAACACAAGGTAG